In the genome of Vicia villosa cultivar HV-30 ecotype Madison, WI linkage group LG7, Vvil1.0, whole genome shotgun sequence, one region contains:
- the LOC131618023 gene encoding LOB domain-containing protein 9-like: MEPMNRGANTCLVCRRLRRRCRNDCEIGQYFPSNRSDDFHSVLSLFGLTNLRKIMRSVEEHQRQTLANSILLEGKAWRLYPDRGLLGYKMELDAQISSTLNEVEIAEKFLAYFKDQTNLNNERGESSNIAFKRNEVIEEKELKKDEKGKQAIIEQNELEIYDEDEDFAPK; this comes from the exons ATGGAACCAATGAATAGAGGTGCAAATACATGTCTAGTGTGTAGACGTTTGAGAAGAAGATGTCGTAATGATTGTGAAATTGGCCAATACTTTCCATCAAATAGGAGTGATGATTTTCATAGTGTCCTAAGTCTTTTTGGGTTAACTAACCTTAGGAAAATCATGAGATCTGTAGAAGAACATCAAAGACAAACTCTTGCAAATTCTATTCTCTTGGAAGGCAAAGCTTGGAGACTTTATCCAGATAGAGGATTGTTGGGATATAAGATGGAGTTGGATGCTCAAATTTCTTCTACTTTGAATGAAGTAGAAATTGCTGAGAAGTTTTTGGCATATTTTAAGGATCAAACAAATCTAAACAATGAAAGAGGAGAATCAAG CAATATTGCATTCAAGAGAAATGAAGTTATTGAAGAGAAAGAGTTAAAGAAAGATGAAAAGGGAAAACAAGCTATCATTGAACAAAATGAACTAGAGATATATGATGAGGATGAAGACTTTGCCCCAAAGTAA